CAAGGTCCAGCTGGGGCTGCTGGACGCCCGGCACATCGCCGGTGACCTGGGCCTGACCGCCTCACTGCGCACCGCCGTCCTCGCCGACTGGCGCAACCAGGCCCCCAAACGCCTCCCCGAACTCCAGGAACTGTGCGCCGAGCGGGCCGAGCGGCAGGGGGAGCTGCAGTACCTGCTGGAACCCGACCTCAAGGAGGCGCGCGGCGGGTTGCGCGACGCCACCGCCCTGCGCGCCGTCGCCGCCTCCTGGCTCGCGGACGCCCCGCGCGAGGGGCTCGCCGACGCCCGGCGCCGCCTCCTCGACGTCCGGGACGCGCTGCATCTCACCACCGGGCGCGCGACCGACCGGCTCGCGCTCCAGGAACAGGACCAGGTCGCCGCCGAACTGGGGCTGCTGGACGCCGACACCCTGCTGCGCCAGGTGTACGAGGCCGCCCGCGTCATCTCGTACGCCAGTGACGTGACCTGGCGTGAGGTGGGGCGCGTGCTGCGGTCGCGCGCCGTACGGCCACGGCTGCGCGCCATGCTCGGCGGGGGGAAGCCCGCCCCCGAGCGGTCGCCGCTGGCGGAGGGCGTGGTCGAGCAGGACGGCGAGGTCGTGCTCGCGCGCGCCGCCAAGCCCGACCGGGACCCCGTACTGCCCCTGCGCGCCGCCGCCGCTGCCGCCCAGGCCGGGCTGCCGCTCTCCCTGCACGCCGTACGACGGCTGGCCGCCGCCGCCCGGCCGCTGCCGACACCGTGGCCCGCCGAGGCCCGCGAGCAGCTCGTCACCCTGCTGGGGTCCGGGCGCCCGACCGTCGACGTCTGGGAGGCGCTGGAGGCCGAGGGCCTCATCACGCATCTGCTGCCCGACTGGGAGCGGGTGCGCTGCCGGCCGCAGCGCAACGCCGTGCACATCTGGACCGTCGACCGCCATCTCATCGAGACCGCGGTCCAGGCCTCCGAGATGACCCGCCGGGTCCACCGGCCCGACCTCCTGCTCGTCGCCGCGCTGCTGCACGACATCGGCAAGGGCTGGCCCGGCGACCACTCCGTCGCCGGCGAGATCATCGTCAAGGACGTCGCCGCCCGGATCGGCTTCGACCGGGAGGACGTGGCGGTCCTCTCCACCCTCGTACGCCACCATCTGCTGCTCGTCGACACGGCCACCCGGCGTGACCTGGAGGACCCGGCGACCGTGCGGTCCGTGGCCGACGCCGTCGGATCGCCGGGCACGCTCGAACTGCTGCACGCGCTGACCGAGTCGGACGCGCTGGCCACCGGGCCCGCCGCCTGGTCCTCGTGGCGGGCCTCGCTCGTGACCGAGCTGGTCCAGCGGGTCGAGGCGGTGTTCGCCGGGGACGCGCCCGAGGAGCCGGAGCCCGGGGAGACCAGCGCCGAGCAGGAGCGGCTCGCCATCGAGGCGTTCCGCACGGGCGGGCCGGTGCTGTCGCTGCGCGCGCAGACGGAGGCGGCCACCGAGGAGAAGGACGAGAAGGCCGACCCGGAGCCGCTCGGCGTGGAACTCCTCATCGCCGTACCCGACCAGGCGGGCGTCCTGCCCGCGGTCGCCGGTGTGCTCGCCATGCACCGGCTCACCGTGCGCACGGCCGAACTGCGGACCTTCGACCTCCCGGACGGCGTCGAGGGCTCGGTGCTGTTGCTGAACTGGCGGGTGGCCGCCGAGTACGGCTCGCTGCCCCAGGCGGCCCGGCTCCGCGCCGACCTCGTACGGGCCCTGGACGGCTCCCTCGACATCGCCGGGCGGCTCGCCGAGCGGGACGCGGCCTACCCCCGGCGGCGGGGCGTCGTCGCGCCCCCGCCGCGCGTCACCGTGGCCCCGGCGGCCTCCCGGCACGCCACGGTCATCGAGGTCCGCGCCCAGGACGCCCCCGGGTTGCTGCACCGGATCGGGCGGGCGCTGGAGGACGCGGCGGTGCGGGTGCGGAGTATGCATGTGTCGACGCTGGGCGCCAATGCCGTCGACGCGTTCTACGTGACCGGTGACAAGGGGCTGCCTTTGCCGGGTGACGAGGCTGTGGCGGTCGCGCGGAAGCTGGAGGAGACGCTGCGGCCGTGACCTGTCCGCCGCGCCGCGCGTTCGCCCGGTGTGGTCCCCGCTGACGCGGGGGTGGTCCGGGGCGGCTGTGCGAGGCCGACATGGACGCGGCACGCTCTCCGCCACTGTGGAGGTTTTGTCCCCGCCCGCTGTGCACAGTGGGCGGGGACCATTGTCTTGCCGGGCCGGATACCCTGGAGGGCAACCCATCCGCCCTCCGACTCCGAGGACCGACGCCACCGTGTTCGATACCCTCTCCGACCGCCTCAGCGCGACTTTCAAAAACCTACGCGGCAAGGGCAGGTTGTCCGAGGCGGACATCGACGCCACGGCGCGCGAGATCCGCATCGCGCTCCTCGAAGCCGACGTAGCCCTCCCTGTCGTCCGCACGTTCATCAAGAACGTCAAGGAGCGCGCGCTCGGCGCCGACGTCTCCAAGGCGCTCAACCCCGCCCAGCAGGTCCTCAAGATCGTCAACGAGGAGCTGGTCGGGATCCTCGGCGGTGAGACCCGCCGCCTGCGCTTCGCCAAGAACCCGCCGACCGTGATCATGCTCGCGGGTCTGCAGGGTGCCGGTAAGACCACCCTCGCGGGCAAGCTGGGCCGCTGGCTGAAGGAGCAGGGCCACTCGCCGCTCCTCGTCGCCTGTGACCTCCAGCGCCCCAACGCGGTGAACCAGCTCAGCGTCGTCGCCGAGCGCGCGGGCGTCGCGGTCTACGCCCCGGAACCGGGCAACGGCGTGGGCGACCCGGTCAAGGTCGCCAAGGACTCCATCGAGTTCGCCAAGTCGAAGGTCCACGACATCGTGGTCGTCGACACCGCCGGCCGACTCGGTATCGACCAGGAGATGATGCGGCAGGCGGCAGACATCCGGGACGCCGTCAGCCCCGACGAGATCCTCTTCGTCGTCGACGCGATGATCGGTCAGGACGCGGTCAACACGGCCGAGGCCTTCCGGGACGGCGTCGGCTTCGACGGCGTGGTCCTCTCCAAGCTCGACGGTGACGCCCGCGGTGGTGCCGCCCTGTCGATCGCCTCGGTCACCGGCAAGCCGATCATGTTCGCGTCGAACGGCGAGAAGCTCGACGAGTTCGACGCGTTCCACCCCGACCGGATGGCCTCCCGCATCCTCGACATGGGTGACCTGCTCACCCTGATCGAGCAGGCGGAGAAGACCTTCAGCCAGGAAGAGGCCGCCAAGATGGCCTCCAAGCTGGCGTCCAAGAAGGGGCAGGACTTCACGCTCGACGACTTCCTGGCCCAGATGGAGCAGGTCAGGAAGATGGGCAGCATCAGCAAGCTGCTCGGCATGCTGCCCGGCATGGGGCAGATCAAGGACCAGATCAACAACATCGACGAGCGCGACGTCGACCGCACGGCCGCGATCATCAAGTCGATGACCCCGGCCGAGCGCCAGGACGCGACGATCATCAACGGCTCGCGCCGCGCCCGTATCGCCAAGGGCTCCGGTGTCGAGGTCAGCGCGGTGAAGAACCTGGTCGAGCGGTTCTTCGAGGCCCGCAAGATGATGTCCCGGATGGCCCAGGGCGGCGGCATGCCCGGGATGCCGGGGATGCCGGGCATGGGTGGCGGCCCGGGCCGCAGCAAGAAGCAGCCCAAGCAGGCCAAGGGCAAGCAGCGCTCCGGCAACCCGATGAAGCGCAAGCAGCAGGAGCAGGAGGAGGCCGCCCGCCGCGCGGCCGCCGCTCAGGGCGGTGCCCTCGGACTGCCGGGGCAGCAGGGCGCTCAGGACTTCGAGCTGCCGGACGAGTTCAAGAAGTTCATGGGCTGAGTCGCGGGCCGAGGCCCGACACGACGGACGCCGCGTGACCGGCCGGGGGGTGTGGCCGGGCGCGCGGCGCCGGTTTGCCGTGTGCGTGGACGGCATCGGTGTGGTGTCGCTCGTGGTGCTCCTGCTGGCAACCCCCGTACGCGGATGTGTTGTTCCCCTGGACGATGCGTCACGTTAGGCGGGCGGCACGGCACTTGGCCCAGAGAAAGCGTTACCAACCCGCTTTCTTCACACCATTCGCCCCAGCATTCACATCACCGGTCACCACACCGGCCACACCCGCGTCGGAAGACGTCGCGAAGACCGTCTCAGGGTGTCCGCGCGATCAGGTAGCGGAACACGTTCGGCATCCACACCGTGCCGTCCCGGCGGCGATGCGGGTGCAGGGCCTCGGTCAGTTCCTTGTCCACCTGGTCCTGGTCGGTGGCCCGGATCGCCGCGTCGAACAGTCCGGTCGACAGCAGCCCCCGTACCGCGTTGTCCACATTGGCGTATCCGAAGGGGCAGGCCACGCGTCCCGAGCCGTCCGGCCTCAGACCGGCCCGCTGGGCCACCTCCTCCAGGTCGTCCCGCAGCGCCGGACGCCAACTGCCCGTGCTGTGCAGGGGATCGGCGAGTTTCGTGGCCACGCGGAGCACGGCGGAGGTCGCACAGCGCTCCGGCGGTCCCCAGCCGGCCAGGACCACGGGAGTGCCGCGCTCCGCGAGCGGCGTCGCCGAGGCGAGCAGTTCGCCGAGGCCCTCGGGGTCCCCGGCCGGTGAGCCGACCGGCTCGAAGGCGGTCACCAGGTTGTACAGCCCCTCCCCGGGGGCGCGTGCGGCGTCCTCGGGTGCGCCTTCCACGACCCGTGTGGCGGCGCGCGCACGCGAGCCCCACGCCTCCGGTCGCAGCCGCTCCCGCGCGAGCGCCGTGAGCGCCGTTCTGTCGGGCGCCCCCGCGTCGACGCCGGTGACCGCCGCGCCCCGCGACGCGGCCATCAGCAGCGCGAGCCCCGAGCCGCAGCCGAGGCCGAGCAGCCGGGTGCCGGTGCCGACGTCGAGCCGCCGGTGGACGGCCTCGTACAGCGGTACCAGCATCCGTTCCTGGATCTCGGCCCAGTCACGCGCGCGTGCACACCGGTCCACGCGGGGTGCGGTCCCCGCGCGAGGCAGTTGCTGCCGCACGAGCGTAGGTGTCATATCGAAAGCGCCCCAATCCGCCGTGAGTTGCCGTTGCCGGATTTCCTGGCCCCCGTGGCAGTGCGCGCTCGCACTCCCCCCGTATGCCAGGAAACTCCGCGTCCGGCGCGTAGTCCAGGGGTCTCGGACACCGGCTTGCGGACTGTCCAGGGACGGGAAAAAGAATTCACATCGCCGCAATATGCCCCCGTACCATTCCGTCATGGCAAAGGCACCCGTACTCACGCCCAGGGCGGACGACTTCCCGCGCTGGTACCAGGATCTGATCTCCAAGGCCGAACTGGCCGACAACGGTCCGGTGCGCGGCACCATGGTCATCCGACCGTACGGGTACGGGCTGTGGGAGCGGATGCAGCAGGAGATGGACGCCCGGATCAAGGAGACGGGCACGCAGAACGCGTACTTCCCGCTGCTGATCCCGCAGTCGTACCTCACCCGTGAGGCCGAGCACGTCGAGGGTTTCGCACCCGAGTTGGCCGTGGTGACGCACGGCGGCGGCAAGGACCTCGAAGAGCCCGCCGTGGTCCGCCCCACCTCCGAGATGATCATCAACGACTACTTCTCGAAGTGGATCCAGAGCTACCGGGACCTGCCGCTGCTGATCAACCAGTGGGCGAACGTGGTCCGTTGGGAGCTGCGCCCCCGGCTCTTCCTGCGCACGAGTGAATTCCTCTGGCAGGAGGGCCACACGGCGCACGCGACGTACGAGGAGGCGCGCGACTTCGCCGCGCACATCCATCGGAACGTCTACGAGGACTTCATGGTGAACGTGCTCGCGATGGACGTGGTCCCCGGCCGCAAGACCGTCAAGGAGCGGTTCGCGGGCGCCGTCAACACCCTCACGCTCGAAGGCATGATGGGCGACGGCAAGGCCCTCCAGATGGCCACCAGCCACGAACTGGGCCAGAACTTCGCCAAGGCCTTCAACACCCGGTACCTGTCCAGGGACGGCGCGCAGGAACTCGTCTGGCAGACCTCCTGGGGCTCCACCACCCGCATGATCGGCGCCCTGGTGATGATGCACGGCGACGACCACGGGCTGCGGGTGCCGCCCCGGCTGGCCCAGGTGCAGGCAGTCGTCCTCGCGATCAAGGGCGACGACGCGGTTCTGGCCAAGGTCCGCGAGCTCGGTGACCAGCTGAGGGCGTCGGGTGTCCGGGTCCAGGTGGACGACCGCACGGACGTCCCGTTCGGCCGCCGGGCCGTCGACTGGGAGCTCAAGGGCGTCCCCGTACGCATCGAGGTCGGCCCCCGTGACCTGGAGAACGGCACGGCGATGCTGGTCCGTCGCATCCCGGGCGGCAAGGAGGCCGTCGCCCTCGACTCCCTCGTCCACCTGCTGCCCACGATGCTCGAAGAGGACCAGGCGCTCCTGTTGAGGCAGTCGCGCGAGCGCCGCGAGTCCCGGACGGCCGAGGTGTCCACCCTGGACGAGGCCGTCGAGGCGGCCGTGGCCGGCGGCTGGGCGCGTATCCCCTGGTCGACGCTGGGCGAGGAGGGCGAGGCCAGGCTCGGGGAGCACGCCGTGACCGTACGGTGTCTGGTCGCCGAGGACGGGTCGGTGCCCGACTCCTACGACGCACCCGGTAACGTCGCCGTCGTGGCGCGCGCTTACTAGCGCACTCCGTTCCGCGGGGGGAGCGACCGAAACGCCCCTTGCGCATCTGCCGAGCACAGGTGCCCCGGCGCGAGGACTTCGTCTACGCGCCGGGGCGTACGCGTTGCTACGTACCGGCTTGTGGTGAGCTGCGAGGCTTCTCCGCAGATCAGCGCACCCGCCCTCGTCAGGACGCACTAGTGGCAACTGACGGGTACGTGCAAATTATTTGGGATGGCCCGGAATCGGAACACAGGGGCACTCCGGCTCGTTGTCATTACGTGAGCACGACACAGACACCACCTGTTCTCGCCGCAGAACTGGCACAGGCGTGGGCCGACATTCAACGGCACCACCCCGAGCTGCCGGATCTTGCCGCTCCCGAGTCCCTGATCGGAGAGTCGTCGTCCGCTTGCGGGCACGAACTCTCCTTCGAGCGACTGCTCCATGAGGCAGTCCATGGCATCGCCGCCGCGCGTGGGGTCCGCGACACCTCCCGGGCCGGCCGCTACCACAACCGCAGATTCCTCGCGATCGCCGAGGAACTCGGCCTCGACCACCCCGAGGAGCCGCACCCCAGCAGCGGCTTCTCACTGGTCACGCTCAACCCCGAGGCCAAGCGTCGCTACCGCCCGACCATCGACAGACTCCAGCGCGCCCTGAAGGCCCACACCGCGGCGACGTCCGCGGACACGGCCCGCAGCTTCCGGGGCCCGGCCGCCCGTCACGGTTCCTCCGGTGGCGGCGTCCGGGTCAAGGCCGTCTGCGACTGCGGCCGCAACGTCCGGGTCGTCCCGTCCGTACTCGCCCAGGCGCCCATCGTCTGCGGCGGCTGCGGCAAGCCCTTCCGGATCCCGGAGGTCGTGGGCGCGGCGTGACACGACGAGCTGAACAGACGGCCGCTCGTGGCAGCCGTACCAGCGAATCGTGCGAGGAGTGGGGGGTGTCACCGACGGTGGCACCCCGCACGCGCCGGTGAGCGAGCCGGTCACCGGGAAGCACCCTGTCGCGGGGCGCCGCTCCGCCATGGCCGCACACGGCCCCGGTCAGAGGCGATGCGCGGTGTGTGGCACAATGGCCAGCTGTACTCGACAGTCGCACAGGACCCCTCTCTCCTCCGGCTGACGCGTCCATCGGGCACTCGGGTACCGCAACCCCACGCGGCCCATCCGCCGTGCCCATCCACGTCAAAACCAGGAGAACCCACTCCCGTGGCAGTCAAGATCAAGCTGAAGCGTCTGGGCAAGATCCGTTCGCCTCACTACCGCATCGTCGTCGCCGACTCCCGCACCCGTCGTGACGGCCGTGCGATCGAGGAGATCGGCAAGTACCACCCGACGTACCACCCGTCGGTCATCGAGGTCGACGAGGAGCGCGTCGCGTACTGGCTGGGTGTCGGCGCGCAGCCGACCGAGCCCGTGCTCGCCATCCTGAAGAAGACCGGCGACTGGCAGAAGTTCAAGGGCGAGCCCGCTCCGGCGCCGCTCCTCGTGGCTCAGCCGAAGTCCGCGCGCCCGTCGTTCGAGGCCCTGGGCGGCGACGACGAGGGCAAGGGTGAGGCGATCACCCAGAAGAAGAAGGCCGAGAAGAAGGACGAGGCTGCCGCCGAGTCCGAGTCGACCGAGGCCTGAGCATGCTCGAGGAGGCTCTCGAGCACCTCGTCAAGGGCATCGTCGACAACCCCGACGATGTGCAGGTCGCTTCCCGCAACCTGCGCCGCGGGCGCGTACTCGAGGTCCGGGTCCACCCCGACGACCTCGGCAAGGTGATCGGTCGCAACGGCCGGACCGCGCGCGCCCTGCGTACCGTCGTGGGCGCCATCGGCGGTCGCGGAGTCCGTGTCGACCTCGTCGACGTGGATCACGTCCGCTGACGAAGATTCGCAGCACCGGCTCGGGCCGGGGAGGGCCACACGGCCGTCCCCGGCCCGTAGTCGTATCAGCTGCACGGGCCGTATCAGTCGCCTGAGTCAGTTGCGTATATGAGTCAGTTGAGTTGTATGACAGGAGATCGAGCACAGTGCAGCTCGTAGTCGCACGGATCGGCCGCGCCCACGGCATCAAGGGCGAGGTCACCGTCGAGGTCCGCACCGACGAGCCGGAACTCCGGCTCGGCCCCGGCGCCGTCCTGCTCACGGACCCCGCCTCGACGGGCCCGCTCACCATCGAGACCGGCCGGGTCCACAGCGGCCGGCTGCTCCTGCGCTTCGAGGGCGTCCGCGACCGCAACGCCGCCGAGGCCCTCCGCAACACCCTGCTGATCGCGGAGGTGGACCCGGAGGAGCTGCCGGAGGAGGAGGACGAGTACTACGACCACCAGCTGATGGACCTGGACGTGGTCACCAAGGACGGCACCGAGGTCGGCCGGATCACCGAGATCTCGCACCTGCCCTCCCAGGACCTCTTCATCGTCGAGCGGCCCGACGGCAGCGAGGTGATGATCCCGTTCGTCGGGGAGATCGTCATCGAGATCGACCTGGAGGAGCAGAAGGCGGTCATCGACCCGCCGCCCGGTCTGATCGACGACCGGGCCGAGATCGCCTCCCCGCGGGACGCCGAGGAGCCGGCGGACTCGGAGGACCAGGCCTGATGCGGCTCGACGTCGTCACGATCTTCCCCGAGTACCTCGACCCGCTGAACGTCTCCCTCGTCGGCAAGGCACGCGCGCGTGGACAGCTCCAGGTGCACGTCCACGACCTGCGGGAATGGACGTACGACCGGCACAACACGGTCGACGACACCCCCTACGGCGGCGGCCCCGGCATGGTCATGAAGACCGACCCCTGGGGCGAGGCGCTCGACGACGTGCTGGCCCGGGGCTACGAGGGCGGAGCCGCCCGGCCCGCGCTCGTCGTCCCCACCCCCAGCGGCCGCCCCTTCACCCAGACGCTCGCCGTCGAACTCTCCGAGTGCCCCTGGCTGATCTTCACGCCGGCGCGTTACGAGGGCATCGACCGGCGCGTGATCGACGAGTACGCGACCCGGATGCCCGTCCACGAGGTCTCCATCGGCGACTACGTGCTCGCCGGCGGCGAGGCGGCCGTCCTGGTCGTCACCGAGGCCGTGGCACGGCTGCTGCCCGGTGTCCTCGGCAACGCCGAGTCCCATCGGGACGACTCCTTCGCACCCGGAGCCATGGCCAACCTCCTGGAGGGGCCGGTGTACACCAAGCCCCCCGAGTGGCGCGGCCGTGACATCCCCGACGTGCTGCTCAGCGGCCACCACGGGAAGATCGCACGCTGGCGCCGCGACGAGGCCCTGAAGCGTACGGCCGCCAACCGGCCCGACCTCATCGAGCGTTGCGACCCCAAGGCCTTCGACAAGAAGGACCGCGAGATGCTCTCCATCCTGGGCTGGGCCCCGGATCCGGAGGGGGCGGCACAGGGCCGATTTTGGCGGCGACCGGAGGACGTGGAAGAATAGGTCGCTGTTGTGCGTCGTCCGGCGCGCGCCCCTGCCGCAGGGGGACACGACGCCCGCCCCGACACGGACAGCATCCTCCGATACACCTAGCTCCCGCCTATGACCTGTGGCATGGGTGAAGAAAGCAGACGAAATGTCTCACCTGCTCGACTCCGTCGACTCCGCGTCGCTGCGCAGCGACATCCCGGCCTTCCGCCCGGGTGACACCGTCAACGTCCACGTCCGCGTCATCGAGGGCAACCGCTCCCGTGTGCAGCAGTTCAAGGGCGTAGTCATCCGTCGCCAGGGCGCCGGTGTCCGCGAGACCTTCACGGTCCGCAAGGTCTCGTTCTCCGTCGGCGTCGAGCGCACCTTCCCGGTGCACACCCCGATCGTCGAGAAGATCGAGCTCGTCACCCGCGGTGACGTCCGTCGCGCGAAGCTGTACTACCTGCGCGAGCTGCGCGGCAAGGCGGCGAAGATCAAGGAGAAGCGCGACAACTGATCGCGCTCGGGTCGCGGCCCGTGCCGCGACCCGCGTCGCACAAGGTCGTCACAGTGGGGCCGGATACGATTTGGCCCCGATGGACTCCGAAGCACAGCAGCACATGGAGCGCGACCGTTCCCCCCGCCCTTCCGGCGACGAGGTCTCCGAGGAGATCTCCGACACAGGAGGGCCCAGGGAGCGGTCGCGTTTCGCATGGGTGGACCGGACCACCGCATGGGTACCGGGCGGGTATTACACCCTGACCGTGCTGATCTGCCTGCTTTTTCTGGCGCTCTTCAGCAACTTCGTGATGCAGCCGTTCCAGATTCCCAGCAGCTCCATGGCCGACTCATTGAGGATCGGGGACCGCGTTCTCGTAAATAAGTTGGCGTACCGTTTCGGATCTGAGCCGCAGCGCGGTGACGTCGTCGTCTTCGACGGCACCGGCTACTTCGGGAACGCCGACTACGTCAAGCGCGTTGTCGGCGTGGGGGGAGACCGGGTGGTCTGCTGCGACCAGGAGGGGAGGCTTGAGGTGAACGGCCGGTGGGTCGACGAGTCGTCGTTTCTGTACCCGGGCGACAGCCCGTCGAACGTACCCTTCGACGTGGTCGTCCCCGAGGGCAGGCTGTTCCTCCTCGGCGACCACCGCAGTGACTCCAGCGATTCCCGCGACCATCTGGGATCGCCCGGCGGCGGCATGGTCCCCGTCGACTCCGTGATCGGCAGAGCCGACTGGATCGCCTGGCCCGCCGACCACTGGACGCGGCTGGAGCGTCCGGACGCCTACGCGCGTGTGCCCGCCGCCGGCGGTGCGCATGGGTAACCGTGGCAAACCCCGCGGTGCCCCTCCCGCCACCGCGGCAGCCAACCTGCTGCCCACCGGTTCGCGGCGGTCCGGCGGTGCCGCCCGGCCGAGCCGGGTCGAGCGGCGCAAGCTCGCCCGGAAGATCAAGCGGCGCAGACGTCGCTCCGCGGTCAAGGAGATCCCGCTCCTCGTCGGGGTCGCCGTCCTCATAGCCCTGGTCCTGAAGACCTTCCTCGTCCAGGCGTTCGTGATCCCGTCGGGCTCCATGGAGCAGACGATCCAGATCGGTGACCGGGTCCTGGTCGACAAGCTCACCCCCTGGTTCGGTTCCGAACCCACCCGCGGGGACGTCGTCGTCTTCAAGGACCCCGGCGGCTGGCTGGAGGACGAGCAGACGACCGCGGCGGCCGAGGACCCGATCGTCATCAAACAGATAAAGGAAGGCCTGCAGTTCATCGGCCTCCTCCCGTCCGACGACGAGCAGGACCTGATCAAGCGGGTCGTCGCGGTCGGCGGCGACACCGTCAAGTGCTGCGACACCCAGGGCCGCGTCACCGTCAACGGCATGCCGCTGGACGAGACGGCGTACATCCACCCGGGCAACCAGCCCTCGACGCAGCAGTTCCAGGTGACCGTGCCCCAGGGCCGTCTGTGGGTGATGGGCGACCACCGGGAGAACTCCGCGGACTCGCGCGCCCACCAGTCCGACGATTCGAAAACGGCTCAGTTCGGCGGTACGGTCCCGCAGGATGCCGTCGTCGGCCGGGCCGTGGTCATCGCCTGGCCGGTGGGCCACTGGGGGCAGTTGGAGGAGCCGGACACGTTCTCCGCCGTGCCGAGCGGGTCGGCCACCGCCCTCGGCGCTTCGCATAGGGTGGCCTCCGCGGATCGAAATGGATTGATCCCCCTCCCGACCCCTGCGGAACTCCCGCTCGTTATGGGAGTGGTGGGCCTGCACCGGCTGTGGCGCGGGCGGCGGTACGGAGTGAGGAGTGGATGTGGGGGATTTGGCGGTCGGCGCACGGTCCGGGCACGGTGGTTCCGAAGAACGTCCCGAGCGGTCCGACGAGGCGGCTTCCCCGGCCGCGGAGAACATGGAGAACGTGGAGAGCACCGTGAATTCCGAGGGTTCCGCCGACTCCGGGAGTGACTCCCCGGACGGAACGAACGGAGCGGAGACCGGCGACGCCACCCCGGCCGCGGCCGACGGCGACGGTCAGAACGAGCGGCCCAGGAAGAAGCAGCGTTCCTTCTGGAAGGAACTGCCGATCCTGATCGGTATCGCGCTGGTGCTCGCGCTGCTCATCAAGACCTTCCTGGTCCAGGCGTTCTCCATCCCGTCCGACTCGATGCAGAACACCCTGCAGGAGGGCGACCGGGTCCTGGTCGACAAGCTCACCCCGTGGTTCGGCTCCGAGCCCGAGCGCGGCGAGGTCGTCGTCTTCCACGACCCGGACGGCTGGCTGCGCGGCGAACCCACCCTGGAGCCCAACGCCGTACAGCGCGTCCTCGGCTGGATCGGCCTGATGCCGTCCGCCGAGGAGAAGGACCTCATCAAGCGCGTCATCGGCGTCGCCGGCGACACCGTCGAGTGCAACGGCACGGGCCCGCTCAAGGTCAACGGCAAGGCGCTGAACGAGCCGTACGTGTACCCGGGCAACACCCCCTGCACCGTCGACGACACCGGCGGCCAGTTCAAGGTGAAGGTACCCGAGGGCAAAATCTGGGTCATGGGTGACCACCGGCAGAACTCGCTGGACTCCCGCTACCACCAGAACGACAGCAACAAGGGCATGGTCCCCGTCGACCAGGTCGTGGGCCGCGCCATCGTGGTCGCCTGGCCGCCCACCCGCTGGTCCACGCTGCCGGTTCCCGACACCTTCGACCAGAACCTGAACGCCGCCGCCCCCGGCGCGCTCGGCCTCGCCGG
The sequence above is drawn from the Streptomyces griseiscabiei genome and encodes:
- a CDS encoding [protein-PII] uridylyltransferase, with product MTSTDVRTDAEDSGPSGYAAARLRLLQEGAQSGPPRRTALAELTDDWLAGLFGAGAAESRGVSLVAVGGYGRGELSPRSDLDLLLLHDGSDTEAVAALADRIWYPVWDLGLALDHSVRTPAEARKTAGEDLKVQLGLLDARHIAGDLGLTASLRTAVLADWRNQAPKRLPELQELCAERAERQGELQYLLEPDLKEARGGLRDATALRAVAASWLADAPREGLADARRRLLDVRDALHLTTGRATDRLALQEQDQVAAELGLLDADTLLRQVYEAARVISYASDVTWREVGRVLRSRAVRPRLRAMLGGGKPAPERSPLAEGVVEQDGEVVLARAAKPDRDPVLPLRAAAAAAQAGLPLSLHAVRRLAAAARPLPTPWPAEAREQLVTLLGSGRPTVDVWEALEAEGLITHLLPDWERVRCRPQRNAVHIWTVDRHLIETAVQASEMTRRVHRPDLLLVAALLHDIGKGWPGDHSVAGEIIVKDVAARIGFDREDVAVLSTLVRHHLLLVDTATRRDLEDPATVRSVADAVGSPGTLELLHALTESDALATGPAAWSSWRASLVTELVQRVEAVFAGDAPEEPEPGETSAEQERLAIEAFRTGGPVLSLRAQTEAATEEKDEKADPEPLGVELLIAVPDQAGVLPAVAGVLAMHRLTVRTAELRTFDLPDGVEGSVLLLNWRVAAEYGSLPQAARLRADLVRALDGSLDIAGRLAERDAAYPRRRGVVAPPPRVTVAPAASRHATVIEVRAQDAPGLLHRIGRALEDAAVRVRSMHVSTLGANAVDAFYVTGDKGLPLPGDEAVAVARKLEETLRP
- the ffh gene encoding signal recognition particle protein, translating into MFDTLSDRLSATFKNLRGKGRLSEADIDATAREIRIALLEADVALPVVRTFIKNVKERALGADVSKALNPAQQVLKIVNEELVGILGGETRRLRFAKNPPTVIMLAGLQGAGKTTLAGKLGRWLKEQGHSPLLVACDLQRPNAVNQLSVVAERAGVAVYAPEPGNGVGDPVKVAKDSIEFAKSKVHDIVVVDTAGRLGIDQEMMRQAADIRDAVSPDEILFVVDAMIGQDAVNTAEAFRDGVGFDGVVLSKLDGDARGGAALSIASVTGKPIMFASNGEKLDEFDAFHPDRMASRILDMGDLLTLIEQAEKTFSQEEAAKMASKLASKKGQDFTLDDFLAQMEQVRKMGSISKLLGMLPGMGQIKDQINNIDERDVDRTAAIIKSMTPAERQDATIINGSRRARIAKGSGVEVSAVKNLVERFFEARKMMSRMAQGGGMPGMPGMPGMGGGPGRSKKQPKQAKGKQRSGNPMKRKQQEQEEAARRAAAAQGGALGLPGQQGAQDFELPDEFKKFMG
- a CDS encoding SAM-dependent methyltransferase, whose translation is MLVPLYEAVHRRLDVGTGTRLLGLGCGSGLALLMAASRGAAVTGVDAGAPDRTALTALARERLRPEAWGSRARAATRVVEGAPEDAARAPGEGLYNLVTAFEPVGSPAGDPEGLGELLASATPLAERGTPVVLAGWGPPERCATSAVLRVATKLADPLHSTGSWRPALRDDLEEVAQRAGLRPDGSGRVACPFGYANVDNAVRGLLSTGLFDAAIRATDQDQVDKELTEALHPHRRRDGTVWMPNVFRYLIARTP
- the proS gene encoding proline--tRNA ligase; its protein translation is MAKAPVLTPRADDFPRWYQDLISKAELADNGPVRGTMVIRPYGYGLWERMQQEMDARIKETGTQNAYFPLLIPQSYLTREAEHVEGFAPELAVVTHGGGKDLEEPAVVRPTSEMIINDYFSKWIQSYRDLPLLINQWANVVRWELRPRLFLRTSEFLWQEGHTAHATYEEARDFAAHIHRNVYEDFMVNVLAMDVVPGRKTVKERFAGAVNTLTLEGMMGDGKALQMATSHELGQNFAKAFNTRYLSRDGAQELVWQTSWGSTTRMIGALVMMHGDDHGLRVPPRLAQVQAVVLAIKGDDAVLAKVRELGDQLRASGVRVQVDDRTDVPFGRRAVDWELKGVPVRIEVGPRDLENGTAMLVRRIPGGKEAVALDSLVHLLPTMLEEDQALLLRQSRERRESRTAEVSTLDEAVEAAVAGGWARIPWSTLGEEGEARLGEHAVTVRCLVAEDGSVPDSYDAPGNVAVVARAY
- the rpsP gene encoding 30S ribosomal protein S16, whose amino-acid sequence is MAVKIKLKRLGKIRSPHYRIVVADSRTRRDGRAIEEIGKYHPTYHPSVIEVDEERVAYWLGVGAQPTEPVLAILKKTGDWQKFKGEPAPAPLLVAQPKSARPSFEALGGDDEGKGEAITQKKKAEKKDEAAAESESTEA
- a CDS encoding RNA-binding protein; the encoded protein is MLEEALEHLVKGIVDNPDDVQVASRNLRRGRVLEVRVHPDDLGKVIGRNGRTARALRTVVGAIGGRGVRVDLVDVDHVR